The Amycolatopsis sp. QT-25 genomic sequence GGACGCCGTTTTCCTTCGCCTTTCCCAGTACATGATGGCCCCCTTCCTGGCGCTGGCGCGAGGAAGGGGGCCATCGTGTACTTCAGGTGGAGGACGGTACGGCTTCCGTGCCGGGAAGCCCGGCGCGGCACGTGAGACGAAGGTGCCCCGACTCGAGGACACGCCACGTCAACCCTGCCGATTAGAACGTCGGATGATTGGGTGACTGAACCGGCGACGGATCCGGTGGGCGAGTCATTCCGTCGTGCCATCCCGAAATTGTCGACGCCGCCAGGTGGTATCGCCTTTCTGTACCGCGAATGGCCGTCCGGTGCACTGCGCGAGGCTCGGGCTTGGACAGTTTTCGTCATTTGGCTGAACGGGTGAGGTCGTCCGCGTTCACCTGAACGTTCGGCGGCTCGCTCACCTGGGTGGTTTTCCCGGCGTGCTTCTTCCTGGCGGGTCGGCGTTGGTTCTGTTCTCGTGATGGGTCCACGACGCCGGTCTCATTCCGCTCTCGGCGTCCGCCGATGCCGGTGCTGCCACGGAAAGCTCGGCGGCCGACCGAACAATGAGATCCGGGATCGGCCGTTCGTGTGAATAAATGTCGAGGGGTGGCACGAGCCCGGCGCCGGCCGTGCTCGCTTCGATAGAAGAACAAGGCCCTACGAATGGCCTAACAAGACCTGCGAACAGCCTAGCGGCATCCGCCCGGGCAAACGTGTACGCGGCCGCTTTACTTATCTTCGGCAGGCGCGTCAATACCGGCGGCGAAGTTTCGGATATTGATCTTGGCGGCCGTCTCGTCTACGAAAATCACACTGTTCGTCAATTGCCGACATGGATTGTTCATGCCATGCTGCGTTGGTGCGGGCCAACTGGGGCTGACATGGTGCGCGCTTACTGGGAGGCTTCCATAGATTTCACCCACTGAACCGCTGAGCTGAGGCGGTACGGAGACATAGGATCGAAAACGTCCGAGACCTCGCATCGCGGCGGGTGCCGACTTCGTCAGGCTGCACGGATGTCGGCCTGGCCGACCTGGTCGGATCGAGTCGCTGAGCGATCGTCTCGCCTGATCGTCCTCGGGGCGATGGGAGGCGGCCCTTGCGGCTTCGGTAGTTCGTCGGAAAGCGCACCACCGGTCGTCTGGAAGACCGTGGGGCGGCCCGCACAGGCGCGGGTCCGCCCGGTGGTGTTCGAGGGATCCTCACCGTCGAGGACACCCCGCCCTGCGGCCGAAGCCGGCGCCGGACGGGTTCATGGTGTCCAACCACCGAAGCCGAGCACTTGGACGGTGGGTCCCTTGCCGTATCGCAAACGTCGATCAAACAAGAGATTCAATGGGGGCTAGGTGGATCCGACGAGAGTTGAACTTTCCGCTCTCCCTGTCGTCGAAATCGAGTTGTCCCGGCTGTCCACCGCGTGTTCGCCACGAACGTCTGGCGAGGATCCGGACCACGTCGAGACACTGCTGTCCGCGGAGTGGGAACTTCCGCCAATTCTCGTTCACCGACCGACGATGCGGGTGGTCGATGGTCTGCACCGGTTGAAGGCGGCGCGCGTCAGAGGCGATACGAAGATCCGGGCGAGGTTCGTCGACGGCGCCGAATCCGACGCCTTCGTCCTCGCCGTGGAAGCGAACATCCGGCATGGTCTGCCGCTTTCCCTCGCGGATCGCAAACGTGCGGCCGTCCAGATCATCGGGACGCATCCGCAGTGGTCCGATCGGCGGGTGGCGTCGGCGACCGGTATCTCCGCCGGCACGGTGGCCGACCTGCGGCGACGCGGAGGCGAAGGCGGAGGGGAGACAAGGGTCGGGCGGGACGGGCGAATCCGTCCTGTCGACGGTTCGGAACGGCGGAAACTCGCGGCCGAGCTCATCCGCAACGATCCGGGTCTTTCCCTTCGGCAGGTCGCCAAGAAGGTCGGTATCTCGCCGGAGACGGTCCGGGATGTGCGAGCCCGGCTGGAGCGTGGTGAAAGCCCGACCCCGGACGGGACCAGGAAGTTGCGGGCCAAGCCGCATCCGTTGCGATGGCCGGAACCCGACTTCGAAAGCACCGTGGACCGGGAACGCCTCGCCGTGCTGGAACGGCTCAAGGCCGATCCGGCGCTCCGGTTGAGCGAGGTGGGCAGGCTCCTCCTGCGGATGCTGTCCCTGCACTCGATCGACGGGCAGGAGTGGGAGAGAATCCTGCACGGCGTCCCGCCGCATCTGTACGGCGTGATCGCCGGCTTCGCGAAGGACCACGCCCGGGTCTGGTCGGAGTTCGCGGGCCGCTTGGAGAACCAGGCGACCGACCTCGCCGCGAGATGACTCCGTGAAGGCCTCCTCATCGAGGAGGTCTTCACGGTGCACCGCTCAAGGAGCAGAGGTGACCGTGCAAAAGGCACTCGTCGTCGGCACCGGACTGATCGGCACCTCGGTCGCGCTGGCCCTTCGTGAGAAGGGGGTGGCGATCCACCTGTCCGACGCCGACGTGCATGCCGTCCGGCTCGCGGAAGAGCTGGGCGCCGGCCGGCAATGGACCGGCGAGGAAGTGGACCTGGCGGTGATCGCCGTGCCGCCACACCTGGTGGGGGACCGGCTGGCCGAGCTCCAGAAGCAGGGCTCCGCGCGGGCTTACACCGACGTGGCCAGTGTCAAGGCCGGTCCGATCGCCGACGCGGAGCGGCTCGGCTGCGACTTGACCTCCTATGTTCCAGGGCATCCGCTCGCCGGCCGGGAACGGTCCGGCCCGGCCGCGGCCCGCGCCGATCTGTTCCTCGGCCGTCCTTGGGCGCTTTGTCCCCGTCCGGAAACGGATGCGGGCGCGGTGCGGCGGGTGCGGGAACTGGTGTCGCTGTGCGGTGCGGAGGCCGTCATCGTGGGCGCGGGTGACCACGACGCGGCGGTGGCGCTGGTGTCGCACGCCCCGCACGTGGCGGCGTCGGCGGTCGCGGCGAGGCTGGCCGGCGGTGACGACGTCGCGCTGAGCCTGGCGGGGCAGGGCCTGCGGGACGTGACGCGGATCGCCGCCGGCGATCCCGGGCTGTGGCGGAGAATCCTTTCCGGGAACGCGTTTCCGGTCGCCGAAGTGCTCGACCGGATCGCGGCGGATCTCGCCGCGACGGCCTCGGCGCTGCGGTCGGGCGATCTCGACGACGTGACGGAGCTGCTGCGGCGTGGTGTGGAGGGACACGGCCGGATCCCCGGCAAACACGGCGGGCCGGTCCGCGATTTCGCGGTGGTCCAGGTGGTGCTGCGGGACAGGCCGGGAGAACTGGCCCGGTTGTTCAACGCCGCGGAGCTGGCGGAGGTCAACATCGAGGACGTCCGGTTGGAGCACTCGACGGGGTTGCCGGTCGGGGTCGCCGAGGTTTCCGTTCGCCAGGAAGACACCGGAAGACTCGCCGAGGCTCTCCGGTTCCATGGCTGGCATGTGCCGCCCGTTCCCGGCGGATGCCGCTGATCCGACGGCGGGCGGCCGCCTGAGTGTCGCTTGTGGACAGTGAAAGCCCGCTCGACGGGGATGTTCGTCGATCCCGTGGCAGGTGAACCGAACCCTCCCAAGTGTTCGCTTCGGCCCACTCGTGGACATCGACCCGATTCAGCACGATTGAGATCGCCGACCTGTTCTTCGAGAGGGGTGCCCGCATGGACGCAGTGCTGAACTACGGGGGGGTGAGGAAGAGCGATGACGATCCCGATCCCTGGGAGACCAAGGTTCGTCCCGGGACGGTGCGCCGGGTGCTCACCTACTTCCGCCCGCACATCGGCATGGTCACGCTTTTCGTCCTCGTCGCGGCACTGGAGTCGCTCGTCATCGTCGCGACCCCGTTGCTGCTGAGGGAACTGGTCGACGTCGGCATCGTCGGAAACGATCCGGGAACCGTGCTCCTGATGTCCTGCCTGGCCGCCGTGCTCGCGGTGCTGGGCGCGGCGCTGGCACTGGTGTCGGCCTACATTTCCGGCCGGATCGGGGAAGGGGTCAGCTACGACCTCCGGGTGCAGGCGCTCGATCACGTCCGGCGGCTGCCGATCGCGTTCTTCACCCGCACCCAGACCGGGGTACTGGTCGGCCGGTTGCACACGGACCTGATCATGGCACAGCAGCATTTCGGCGGGCTGCTGATCGCGGCGACCAGTGCGCTCACCGTCATCGTGGTGCTGGCCGAACTGATCTATCTGTCGTGGCTCGTCGCCGTCGTCGTACTGGTGCTGGTGCCGCTGTTCCTCCTGCCCTGGATCCGGGTGGGCCGGGCGATCCAGCGGCGCGCCGGGCGGCTGATGGAAGCCAACGACGGCCTCGGTGGGCTTCTCCACGAGCGATTCAACGTCCAGGGCGCGATGCTCTCGAAACTCTTCGGCCGCCCGGACGAGGAGATCGCCGAGTACCGGAAGCGGGCCGGGCGGATCCGCAAGATCGGCGTGAGCCTTTCCGTCTACGGCCGGATGGCCTTCGTGATGATGTCCCTGGTGGCCTCGCTCGCCACGGCGCTCGTCTACGGGATCGGTGGCGAACTCGTACTCGCCGGGGCCTTCCAGCTCGGGACGCTGGTCGCCATCGCGACCCTGCTCTCGCGGCTGTTCGGGCCGATCACCCAGTTGTCGGGGATGCAGGAGACCGCGCAGACCGTCGTGGTGAGTTTTTCCCGGATCTTCGAGCTGCTCGACCTGAAGCCGCTGATCGAGGAACGCGAAGACGCGGTCGGGCTCGAGAAGGGCGTGGCACCGGACATCGAGTTCCGGAACGTGGCGTTCCGGTACCCCACCGCGGACGAGGTCTCGCTGGCGTCGCTGGAGCATCTGCGGGCCGACCGGGGACGCGGGGAGATACCGCCGGACGTCCTGCGCGACGTGAGCTTCCACGTGCCCGCCGGCACCCTCACCGCGCTCGTCGGTCCGTCCGGCGCGGGGAAGAGCACCATCACCCACCTGGTCTCCCGGCTGTACGACCCGACCTCCGGCAGCATTCGCGCCGGTGGACAGGATCTGCGGGATCTCACCTTCGATTCGCTGCGCGAAACGGTCGGTGTGGTCAGCCAGGACGCCTACCTCTTCCACAACACGATCCGGGAGAACCTGCTCTACGCCCGCCCGACGGCCACCGAGGACGAGCTGATCGAGGCCTGCCGGGGAGCCCAGATCTGGGAGCTCATCGACTCCCTTCCCCAGGGGCTGGACACCGTCTCGGGCGATCGCGGCTACCGCATGTCGGGCGGGGAGAAGCAACGACTGGCCATCGCCCGGCTGCTGCTGAAGGCGCCGACGGTCGTCGTACTCGACGAAGCCACCGCACATCTGGACTCCGAGTCGGAGGCCGCCGTGCAAGCGGCGCTCAAGACCGCCCTGCGCGACCGGACCTCACTGGTGATCGCCCACCGGTTGTCCACGATCCGGGAGGCCGACCAGATCCTCGTGATCGACGGCGGCGGGGTCCGGGAGCGCGGAACGCACGAGGAGTTGCTGGCCGCGGGCGGTCTTTACGCGGACCTCTATCGCACACAGTTCGCCAAGCCGGAAAGCAACGGCGTCAAACGCGGCGGCAACGGGGCGGCGCCGGCGCATCAGGTGGTTCTTGAAGGAGAACGATGAGTCCCGCAGCGCAGGCCACCACGACCGTGCCGGAGCTGTTCGCCCGCCGCGTGCACCGGACACCCGACGCGGTGGCCGTGGTCGACGGTGACCGGGTGCTGACCTATCGGCGGCTCGACGCACTCGCGGACCGGCTGGCCGGGCGGTTGACCGGCCGGGGTGTGCGCCGCGGCGGCCGGGTCGCGGTCATGCTGGACCGCTCGGCGGAGCTGCTGGTGGCGCTGCTCGCCGTCTGGAAGGCAGGGGCGGCGTACGTACCGGTGGACGCCGCCTACCCCGCGCCGCGAGTGGCCTTCATGGTGGCGGACTCGGGCGTGTCCTTGATGGTGTGCTCGGCCGCGACGCGCGACAGCGTGCCGGAGGGGATCGAGGCGATCGAGCCGGACGTCGCGACGGACGGTGACGAGCGCGGAGCGTCGGCGGTCTCGGTGGGGCCGAGGGACCTGGCGTACGTGATGTACACGTCCGGTTCGACGGGCACACCGAAAGGCGTGGCCGTCCCGCACGGCGGCGTCGCGGAGCTGGTCGGCGAGCCCGGATGGGCCGTGGAACCCGGGGACGCGATCCTCATGCACGCGCCGCATTCCTTCGACGCGTCGCTGTTCGAGATCTGGGTGCCGCTGGTGTCGGGTGCCAGGGTGGTGATCGCCGGACCGGGGGCGGTGGATGCCCGGCGCCTCCGGGAGGCGGTCGCGGCCGGGGTGACGCGGGCACATCTGACCGCGGGCAGTTTCCGTGCGGTGGCCGAGGAATCGCCGGAATCGTTCGCGGGGCTGGCCGAGGTGCTGACCGGCGGCGACCTGGTACCCGCGCACGCGGTGGAGCGGGTGCGGGAGGTGAACCCCCGGACGCGGATCCGGCATCTGTACGGCCCGACGGAGACGACGCTCTGCGCGACCTGGCATCTGCTCGCGCCGGGCGACACGCTGGGGGCGGTGCTGCCGATCGGCCGTCCGCTCACGGGCCGGCAGGTCTCCGTGCTCGACGCGGGGCTGCGTCCCGTGGCGCCGGGGGTGATCGGCGACGTGTACCTCGCCGGTTCCGGTCTGGCGGACGGTTACCTGGACCGGGCCGGGCTGACGGCGGAGCGGTTCGTGGCGGATCCGTCCGCGTCCGGGCGGAGGATGTACCGGACCGGGGACCTCGCCCAGTGGACCGCCGACGGCGAGTTGCTGTTCGCGGGCCGGGCGGACGACCAGGTGAAGATCCGCGGGTTCCGGATCGAACCCGGCGAGATCGAGGCCGCGTTGACCGCCCAGCCGGACGTCCACGAGGCCGTGGTGGTCGCGATCGACGGGAAGCTGATCGGCTACGTGGTGGCGGACGCGGAACCCGCCCTCGTCCGCGAGCGTCTCGGTGCGGTGCTGCCGGAGTACCTGGTCCCGGCCGCCGTGCTGTCCCTGGACGCGCTGCCGCTGACCGGCAACGGCAAGGTCGACCGCGCGGCGTTGCCGTCGCCCGACTTCACGGCGAAGACCGCCGCCCGCGAACCCGCCACCGAGCTGGAGCGGATCCTCTGTGGACTGTTCGCGGAGGTGCTCGGCCTCGGCCGAGCCGGTGTCGACGACGGCTTCCTCCAATCGGGCGGGGATTCGATCATCGCGATGCGCCTGGCGGCACGGGCGGCGAAAGCCGGACTGTCCTTGACACTCGCCGAAATCTTCGAGCACGAGACCCCGGCCCGGCTGGCGGTCGCCGCGGCGCGGGCGGTACCGGTCGAGCGGCCAGCCGCCCGCCCGCTGATCGTGCTCAGCGCGGAAGACGAGGCCGAGCTGGCGCTCGCCGCACCGGAGGCCGAGGAGATCTGGCCGCTGGCACCGCTCCAGGCGGGACTGCTCTTCCAGTCGACCCTGGACGACCAGGGGCCCGACAGCCGGCAGGGGCCGGACATCTATCAGGCTCAATGGATCCTGGAGCTGACCGGGCAGTTGGACGTGGCCCGGTTAAGAGCCGCATGGGAGGCGGTTTTCGCCCGGCAGTCCGCGCTTCGGCTGAGTTTTCACCGGCTCGCGTCGGGGAAGACGGTGCAGGCCGTCGCCAAGCACGTCACCTTGCCGTGGCGGGAAGTGGATCTGACGGGCGCGGACGACGCCGACGCGGCCGTCGAAGCCCTGGTGCGGCAGGAACAAGGGAAGCGGTTCGACCTCGCCAAGGCACCGTTGTTCCGGCTCGTGCTGGCCCGGCTGGCCGAGGACCGGCACCGCCTGGTGGTGGTCAGCCACCACATCCTGACCGACGGCTGGTCGGTGGCGGTCGTCCTCAACGAGGTGTCCGAGGCCTACACGGCAGGCGGGCGGCTGCCGGAGCGGACGGGTGTCGCGTCCTACCGGGACTACCTGGCCTGGCTCGACCGGCAGGACAAGGACGCGGCACGCGCGGCGTGGCGGGCCGAACTGTCCGGCATCGACGTGCCCGCGCTGATCGCCAAGACGGACTCCGGTACGGACTACGACTACCGCGTCGTCCACCTCCCGCCGGAGCTGCACTCCAGGCTGGTCGAGTTCTCGCGCGACCACGGGCTGACGCTGAACACCGTGGTACAGGGCGCCTGGGCGATGGTGCTGGCCCGGCTGGTACGGCGGACCGACGTGGTGTTCGGCACCACGGTCGCCGCCCGGCCCGCGGAACTCGCCGGGGTGGAGTCGATGCCGGGGCTCATGATGAACACGGTGCCGATCCGGGTGCCACTGGACGGTGGGCGAACGGTCTTGGACCTGCTCACCGCCCTGCAGGACCGGCAGGTGGCCCTGATGCCGCATCAGCACCTGGGGCTGCCGGAGATCCAGAAGGCGGCCGGGCCGGGTGCGTCCTTCGACACGCTGCTGGTGTTCGAGAACTACCCGAGGGATTTCGCCGACCAGTTCACCTACCTGGGCACGATCGAAGGAACCCATTACCCGCTGACCATCGGGATCATTCCCGGTGAAGGGTTCAAGATCCAGCTCGCCTACTGGCCCGCGCAAATCGATCAGGCGGTCGCCGACTCGGTGCTCGCGTGGTTCGCCGGTGCGCTGCGGGCGATGGTCGACGATCCGGGCGGACTCCTCGGCCGGGTGGAGATCGTCGGAAACCCGGTGCTGGAGTGGGAACCCGCGGTGACGGCCGGGGAACCGCTGCCCGTGCTGATCGGCAGGATGGCGGCGGAGCGACCGGACGCGGTGGCCGTCGCCGACGGTGAAGGCGAGCTGTCCTACGCGCAACTGTGGGAGCGGGCGTCGAAGCTCGCGGCCGTCCTGCGTGCCCGCGGCGTCGGGCGGGAGCGCCGCGTCGGGCTGGTCGTCGGCCGGTCCTCGTGGTGGCTGACCGGGATGCTGGGGGTGGCACTGGCGGGCGGCGTGTTCGTCCCGGTGGATCCCGCGTACCCGGCCGACCGGGTGCGGTTCATCTTCGGGAGCGCGGACCCGATGCTGGTGGTGTGCCAGAGAGGAACGCGGGAGGCGGTGCCGCCGGAGTTCGCGGACCGGCTGGTCGTGCTGGACGAGGTCGACCTGACCGCGGCCCCGGGCGCGGACCTGCCGCGCCTGGACCCGCGTGACGCGGCGTATGTGATCTACACGTCGGGTTCGACCGGTACGCCGAAGGGTGTCGTCGTCACCTACTCCGGCCTGGGCAATCTGGCGATGGCGCATATCGAACGGCTCGCCGTGTCACCGTCGTCCCGTGTCCTGCAGTTCGCGGCGCTGGGCTTCGACACCATCGTGTCCGAGGTGATGATGGCGTTGCTGGCGGGGGCGACGCTGGTGATGCCGCCGGACGAGGATCTGCCGCCGCACGCTTCGCTGATCGACGCGCTGGAACGCTGGGACATCACGCACGTGAAGGCGCCACCGTCCGTGCTGGCCACTGTGGACAGTCTGCCGGACCGGCTGGAAACCGTCACCGCGGCGGGAGAACTCTGTCCGCCGGGACTGGTGGACCGCCTGTCGCCCGGACGGCGGATGATCAACGCCTACGGGCCGACCGAGACCACGATCTGCGCGACGGTGAGCATGCCGTTGTCGCCGGA encodes the following:
- a CDS encoding helix-turn-helix domain-containing protein, whose product is MRVVDGLHRLKAARVRGDTKIRARFVDGAESDAFVLAVEANIRHGLPLSLADRKRAAVQIIGTHPQWSDRRVASATGISAGTVADLRRRGGEGGGETRVGRDGRIRPVDGSERRKLAAELIRNDPGLSLRQVAKKVGISPETVRDVRARLERGESPTPDGTRKLRAKPHPLRWPEPDFESTVDRERLAVLERLKADPALRLSEVGRLLLRMLSLHSIDGQEWERILHGVPPHLYGVIAGFAKDHARVWSEFAGRLENQATDLAAR
- a CDS encoding prephenate dehydrogenase, coding for MTVQKALVVGTGLIGTSVALALREKGVAIHLSDADVHAVRLAEELGAGRQWTGEEVDLAVIAVPPHLVGDRLAELQKQGSARAYTDVASVKAGPIADAERLGCDLTSYVPGHPLAGRERSGPAAARADLFLGRPWALCPRPETDAGAVRRVRELVSLCGAEAVIVGAGDHDAAVALVSHAPHVAASAVAARLAGGDDVALSLAGQGLRDVTRIAAGDPGLWRRILSGNAFPVAEVLDRIAADLAATASALRSGDLDDVTELLRRGVEGHGRIPGKHGGPVRDFAVVQVVLRDRPGELARLFNAAELAEVNIEDVRLEHSTGLPVGVAEVSVRQEDTGRLAEALRFHGWHVPPVPGGCR
- a CDS encoding ABC transporter ATP-binding protein, producing the protein MDAVLNYGGVRKSDDDPDPWETKVRPGTVRRVLTYFRPHIGMVTLFVLVAALESLVIVATPLLLRELVDVGIVGNDPGTVLLMSCLAAVLAVLGAALALVSAYISGRIGEGVSYDLRVQALDHVRRLPIAFFTRTQTGVLVGRLHTDLIMAQQHFGGLLIAATSALTVIVVLAELIYLSWLVAVVVLVLVPLFLLPWIRVGRAIQRRAGRLMEANDGLGGLLHERFNVQGAMLSKLFGRPDEEIAEYRKRAGRIRKIGVSLSVYGRMAFVMMSLVASLATALVYGIGGELVLAGAFQLGTLVAIATLLSRLFGPITQLSGMQETAQTVVVSFSRIFELLDLKPLIEEREDAVGLEKGVAPDIEFRNVAFRYPTADEVSLASLEHLRADRGRGEIPPDVLRDVSFHVPAGTLTALVGPSGAGKSTITHLVSRLYDPTSGSIRAGGQDLRDLTFDSLRETVGVVSQDAYLFHNTIRENLLYARPTATEDELIEACRGAQIWELIDSLPQGLDTVSGDRGYRMSGGEKQRLAIARLLLKAPTVVVLDEATAHLDSESEAAVQAALKTALRDRTSLVIAHRLSTIREADQILVIDGGGVRERGTHEELLAAGGLYADLYRTQFAKPESNGVKRGGNGAAPAHQVVLEGER
- a CDS encoding non-ribosomal peptide synthetase, giving the protein MSPAAQATTTVPELFARRVHRTPDAVAVVDGDRVLTYRRLDALADRLAGRLTGRGVRRGGRVAVMLDRSAELLVALLAVWKAGAAYVPVDAAYPAPRVAFMVADSGVSLMVCSAATRDSVPEGIEAIEPDVATDGDERGASAVSVGPRDLAYVMYTSGSTGTPKGVAVPHGGVAELVGEPGWAVEPGDAILMHAPHSFDASLFEIWVPLVSGARVVIAGPGAVDARRLREAVAAGVTRAHLTAGSFRAVAEESPESFAGLAEVLTGGDLVPAHAVERVREVNPRTRIRHLYGPTETTLCATWHLLAPGDTLGAVLPIGRPLTGRQVSVLDAGLRPVAPGVIGDVYLAGSGLADGYLDRAGLTAERFVADPSASGRRMYRTGDLAQWTADGELLFAGRADDQVKIRGFRIEPGEIEAALTAQPDVHEAVVVAIDGKLIGYVVADAEPALVRERLGAVLPEYLVPAAVLSLDALPLTGNGKVDRAALPSPDFTAKTAAREPATELERILCGLFAEVLGLGRAGVDDGFLQSGGDSIIAMRLAARAAKAGLSLTLAEIFEHETPARLAVAAARAVPVERPAARPLIVLSAEDEAELALAAPEAEEIWPLAPLQAGLLFQSTLDDQGPDSRQGPDIYQAQWILELTGQLDVARLRAAWEAVFARQSALRLSFHRLASGKTVQAVAKHVTLPWREVDLTGADDADAAVEALVRQEQGKRFDLAKAPLFRLVLARLAEDRHRLVVVSHHILTDGWSVAVVLNEVSEAYTAGGRLPERTGVASYRDYLAWLDRQDKDAARAAWRAELSGIDVPALIAKTDSGTDYDYRVVHLPPELHSRLVEFSRDHGLTLNTVVQGAWAMVLARLVRRTDVVFGTTVAARPAELAGVESMPGLMMNTVPIRVPLDGGRTVLDLLTALQDRQVALMPHQHLGLPEIQKAAGPGASFDTLLVFENYPRDFADQFTYLGTIEGTHYPLTIGIIPGEGFKIQLAYWPAQIDQAVADSVLAWFAGALRAMVDDPGGLLGRVEIVGNPVLEWEPAVTAGEPLPVLIGRMAAERPDAVAVADGEGELSYAQLWERASKLAAVLRARGVGRERRVGLVVGRSSWWLTGMLGVALAGGVFVPVDPAYPADRVRFIFGSADPMLVVCQRGTREAVPPEFADRLVVLDEVDLTAAPGADLPRLDPRDAAYVIYTSGSTGTPKGVVVTYSGLGNLAMAHIERLAVSPSSRVLQFAALGFDTIVSEVMMALLAGATLVMPPDEDLPPHASLIDALERWDITHVKAPPSVLATVDSLPDRLETVTAAGELCPPGLVDRLSPGRRMINAYGPTETTICATVSMPLSPEGDVIPFGKPIAGVRGYLLDSFLRPLPHGITGELYLAGVGVARGYLGRPALTAERFVADPFVPGERMYRTGDLAYWTEDGELVSAGRADDQVKIRGFRVEPREIEFALSGRAEVAQATVTVRDGRLVAYVAPGDVDPEALRKELAARMPAYMVPAAVMALDALPLTPHGKIDRKALPEPDFSSKTAGREPATEAERILCEVFAEVLGLAHVGVEDGFFELGGDSISSMQVASRARRDGLSLTPRQVFDHRTPERLAQLVAETAVPHQDRSAIADGVGEVALTPVMRMFGDGVTKAGFAQWVVVGAPPELGEQTLATGLAAVLDTHDMLRARFVDGDGGGRLVVGERGSVAATGIVTRVQAEVGSLAEATEAAAREAVGRLEPFAGVMVQAVWVDAGPDQAGRVVVVAHHLVVDGVSWRILTSDLRSACEAAAAGREPALEPVGVSFRRWTALLEEWAVSAERVAELPAWKRILGQAGSPGPAPAGAVRSRSWTVPPAETPVLVGRAPAVFHCGVHEVLLTGLAGAVARWRGEDTVLVDVESHGRHPAEGMDLSRTVGWFTSTHPVRLEVAGIDLAEVVAGGPAAGALLKAVKEQSRAVPGDGLGHGMLRYLNGETEPVLAALPSARIGFNYLGRFVAGEAEDVRAWHLAGEIGGSLDPDMRLPHGLDVNAIVQDLPAGPELTLMVEWSGDLFEDAEIDRLVRELLDTLSGLARQAEDPAAGGHTASDFGLLQLDQDEIENFEALAAELSEGRTS